The following coding sequences lie in one Actinopolymorpha sp. NPDC004070 genomic window:
- a CDS encoding ABC transporter ATP-binding protein, which yields MTDQQPATRPIARPAGPILSARGLCVDFGVRGGRRARAVDGVDLDLAPGEILALAGESGCGKTTLARAMLGLVKSSAGTLSYAGAPMATSGAGLKTYRRAVQLVLQDPTGALNPRHTVYEAVAEGLRIHGITDNERDRVAQALSRCGLRPAERFFLAYPHELSGGQRQRVVIAGALVLEPKVIIADEPVASLDASVRGEILALLLRLREEFGLAALVVTHDLGLAWSIADRLAVMYLGRIVESGPTEEVLSAPRHPYTRALVSVLPDSPVPGPIVLSGEPPDATSIPVGCRFHPRCPALASGASEAAGVAPSCLRTPLPILGAERDAHHVACHLAAAAPPPVVTMERDE from the coding sequence ATGACCGACCAGCAGCCGGCCACGCGCCCGATCGCGCGACCGGCCGGGCCGATCCTGTCCGCCCGCGGCCTGTGCGTCGACTTCGGCGTACGCGGCGGCCGCCGGGCCCGGGCCGTGGACGGGGTCGACCTCGACCTCGCGCCCGGGGAGATCCTCGCCCTGGCCGGTGAGTCCGGCTGCGGCAAGACGACGTTGGCGCGGGCCATGCTCGGGCTGGTGAAGTCCAGCGCCGGCACTCTCAGCTACGCCGGTGCGCCGATGGCCACCTCCGGCGCCGGACTCAAGACGTACCGGCGAGCGGTCCAGCTCGTCCTGCAGGACCCGACCGGCGCGCTGAACCCCCGGCACACCGTCTACGAGGCGGTCGCGGAGGGCCTGCGCATCCACGGGATCACCGACAACGAACGCGACCGGGTCGCGCAGGCGCTGTCCCGGTGTGGGCTGCGCCCGGCCGAGCGCTTCTTCCTCGCCTACCCCCACGAGCTGTCCGGCGGGCAGCGGCAGCGGGTGGTGATCGCCGGCGCGCTCGTCCTCGAGCCGAAGGTGATCATCGCCGACGAGCCGGTGGCCTCCCTGGACGCCTCGGTGCGGGGGGAGATCCTGGCGCTGCTGCTGCGGCTGCGGGAGGAGTTCGGGCTGGCGGCGCTGGTGGTCACCCATGACCTGGGGCTGGCGTGGAGCATCGCCGACCGGCTGGCGGTGATGTACCTCGGCCGGATCGTGGAGTCCGGGCCCACCGAGGAGGTCCTGTCCGCCCCGCGCCACCCCTACACCCGGGCGCTGGTGTCGGTGCTGCCCGACTCGCCGGTGCCGGGGCCGATCGTGCTGTCCGGCGAGCCCCCGGACGCCACCTCGATCCCGGTGGGCTGCCGGTTCCACCCGCGGTGCCCCGCCCTGGCCTCCGGCGCGTCCGAGGCCGCCGGGGTGGCGCCGTCGTGCCTGCGTACTCCCCTGCCGATCCTGGGCGCCGAGCGGGACGCTCATCACGTCGCCTGCCACCTGGCGGCCGCCGCGCCGCCACCTGTTGTCACAATGGAACGCGATGAGTGA